The Flavipsychrobacter sp. genome contains the following window.
TTTTATAGTGCGCTATAAGATCAGGGCTTATGTTTGGATATTCTTTAATAATATAACCACTTTGCGGCATACAATTAGGACAATAGCTAATATCTTCATTTGCGGATAACCATACTTTTTTAAGGTGATCGCAAATATTGTTATTGGAAATTGATGGTATAAAGTAATCTGTAGTAGTTTCGGTACAATAATCGTTGGGTATCAAGCCTGTTTCTTTACATACATATCTAAAGTTGATATTGTCAGGTTGTACGAGCCAGTCTTTACTTGCATGTTTGTCAATGGTATTAAACAGTTTGAAAAGAAGAGGAGTGGCAATACCCGCACCATTCAACTCGGCAACTCCCACACCATTAAAATTACCTACCCACACACCAATAGTATAGTTCTGATTGTAACCAATACTCCAAGCGTCTTTCCTTCCATACGAGGTTCCTGTTTTCCACGCTATTTTTGGTAAGCTTTTGGCGTTGTCAAATAGGTTAGGGAGGTCTGGTCTATACACGTCTGTTATGATGTTAGTTGTCATATAAGCAGCGTTTTTAGATACTATTCTTACTGCTTTAAGATTAGAATCTTGTATGACATTCGTCTGCCACACAAGTGGATGATATAGTCCATTGTTAGCAAAGCTGCTATATAGTGCCGATAGTTCATCTAATCTAACAATACACCCGCCAAGTATAAGAGATAGCCCAAGCTGTTTCCTATTATCCTCAATTGATGATATACCTCCGATAGATAGTATATTAATAAAAGGTTCAGCCCCTATGCTGTTTAGCAGTTTTACCGCAGGTATATTTAGAGATTTTTTGAGCGCATCTTCTACAGTAATATTACCGTGGAATTCGAGGTCGTAATTCTCTGGCATGTAACCGTCTATATTTATAGGAACGTCAGCAATAATAGTCTTCGGAGTAATGTACCCTTTATCTATCCCTAATGCGTATAAAAAGGGCTTTAAAGTACTTCCCGGTGACCTGGCAGAAGAAACCCCATCCACTTGACCATTATGCATATTATCAAAGAAGTCAGGAGAACCTATGTAGGCCTCTACTTCATGAGTGTAATTATTAATTACGATCACAGCACAGTTGTGAATGTTTTTTAGCTTTAAACTGCTCATGTATCCATTAACTATCGCTTCAGATTCTTTCTGTTTTCTAGGGTCAATGGTCGTAAATATTTCTGTAAAGTGAGGGTTGTCATATGCCATCCTAAGTGCTAGCTGTGGCGCTTTTTTAGGTGCACTTAGTCGACTTGCTATTAATGGTTCACTTACAGCATCTTCTATTGCATCTTTAGGAAATAGATTATCTTCTTTAAACTTCAATAACCATTTGTTGCGCTCTTTTACAATTCTGCTGTTATGTTTACCAATTAATAAAGAGTTGGGTCTGTTAGGAATTATGCTCAATGTTGTTATTTCGGCAAGGGAAAGGTTACTAGGCAATTTGTCAAAATAAAGAATTGCAGCAGCCTTTACTCCTTGTATATTAGAGCCATAGGGTGCAAGGTTTAGATACATCTGTAAAATTTCTTCTTTAGTATAGTGTAGCTCTAGTTGTAATGCTCTAACTATTTCCCAAAGTTTATTGAAGTAGGTCCGCTCTTTGGGTTCCAGCATTCTTGCTACTTGCATAGTAATAGTGGAAGCCCCTGAGGTACGTTTCTGCTTTGTGACGTTAAAGAAGGCAGCTCTTACAATAGCTAAAAGATTGACTCCTGGGTGGTAGTAAAAGTATTTATCCTCTTTATAAATGATGGCCTTTTTTAACTCAGGAGTAATCTCGTTGAGGTTGGCTTTTATGCGCCATTGTTCGTCACTGGTAAGAAATGCATGAAGAACGGAACTATCTCTTGCTCTTACGAGTTGACCATATTCTATATTTCCTTTAACAGGGAAAATAATATCAATAAAAATGAATACAACTGCTGTAATTACTGCAGTTGTACCCATTTTTTTAGCTATGTTTTTTATTGAATTGATCACTTATTCTAACACCTTGATCGTTCCTGCTCCATGGTAGGAGTGAAATGCACCGTTATACATAGCGTCTGCCTGAACTGGTCCCATTATATATGTACCCGGTGTTACCGCACGAACCATGTAATAAAACCTCCGAGTTTCCTTGCTAGCACTAGTAAACAGATTAACCCTGTCGTCTCTAAAATCTTCATGTTGAGGATAGTCAGGTTCTTTGGTCCATTTGATATCAGGCATGTCAAACAATCTTGAGTTCTCTACTTCAAATCCTGCAGGTAAAATGTCTGTGACAACAACATTTTCAATTTCAGTATCATATTGCGCTTGCAATGTTATTTCCACAACTATTAGGTCGTTTTGTTTGAAGGTATTATTGGTAATTGGGCGTCCTTGTTTGGTGTAAAATGAGCGACGTACTTTTAAATATTTATCTTCTTCAGCATAACTACCATCTTTAGTAATACCAGATGCCTCTGCAAAATAGTAATACTGGCCTTTCCCTTCCACTTTTAGTTGTAGGGGTTTATCCATTCGGGATCTAAGGTCTATTGATTGATCTTTACCATTTGTAGTAGCTATACTTTTGCTGTTATACATAATATTAGCAGTTGCTTGAGTTTTGTTTGCTCTCTGTGCAATTTTTCCTAATGCTAGTATGCCAAAAGATTTTTCTTGTGTGTTTAAATAGTATGATCGGCGCATTTTTTCTGACAAGATGCGAGACATCGTGCTTATTTGTAGATCATCCGGATTTATCTCTTGAATAACGTATAAAGAGATAGCTAAATCTCGTATGTAAGAGTAAAAACTTCCTCCAAAAGTGGGTTTGGATTCTTCTCCTGCAAATTCTTTTGGTAAGACTTTTTGTGCTTTGTCTTTTTGTCCTGATAAAGCATATGCCGCAGCAAGCATATATCTACCATCAAGGCTGAGCATATCTTGATGTGCCTTGTAGTAGTTCATGTGTGCATATTGTGGACTACCTGCCAATGCCAAAACAAATAGTGAGTATGGAATCTCTTTCGAAGCTATTTCTCTGTATTGGTTGTTGTTATAATACATTCGAGTTGTTTTTCTCGATTTGAGCATCTGCTCCATGTAACCTACTGATCTCTTTATCGTATTGCTACTTACTTTAAAGCCTGCTTTTTGTGCTTCAATTAAAAAATGTGTAGCATATATAGTACCCCACCAACTTTCGTACCCGCCACCTTGCCAGTAAGACATGCCGCCATTGTATTGTTGCATTGATTGTATCTTCTGTATAGCTTCCCGAACATTATAACCGGGGTTCATATCCTTGTCCTCAATAGAGGTAATGCTTTTTACTAAATCGTAGTAGTAAAGCTGTGGAAAAGCTGTAGATGTAGTTTGTTCTATGCATCCGTAAGGGTAGCGTATAAGGTCATTGATGTCTTTTGTGAATTCGATAAGTGGAGACTTGCTAACTATTAATTGTCCCCTAATGCTTTGAGGCATAAAGTTATTATCAATATTAATGGGTTGGCTGCTGCCAGCTTTAACTGAACCTGCAATATATTTCTTTTGTAATCCTGCAGGAGGTCTTACTGCAATTTCTGTTTCGTTCTCAAAAGCTTCATTTAGTGCTTTTACGGTAACATCTACTTTGCCTTTTCCTATGGAGTTTTCAGCACTAATATTAAATACTACTCTTTCTTCATTATTAGCTCCAATGGTAACTGTTTTGGTCTTGTCTCCATTAACTCCTAGTGGTCCATTTGTATTTAGCGCTATGGTAGCTTTAGTACTTTTGTTCGTAGTATTGCTTACAGTTACGGCTACTAAAACTTCATCTTTAGGACTTAAGAATCGAGGTAAGGCTGTGCTAATTACAATAGGGTCTGCAATTTTTACATGGCTTTCAGCGTTTCCAAAACTGCTGCCTTTATACGCTAAGGCCATAACTCGTAAATCGCCGGAGAACTGTGGTATATCAATATCATAACTAATATTTCCATTTGCGTCAGCCTGTTTTATGCCGCTCCAATAAGACACGTTTTTTATTCGGTTAACAAAGAGCGGATTAGCCCGCATGGCACTTTCGTCAGCACCATCACCACCAGTGCTTGAAAGTGTTGTGTTGATCTCAGGCATTAAGTAAGGGTAAACATCAAAAGCTTTTACCCCAAGAGCATGCTTTTGATAGAAATGAGTGTAGGGGTCTGGGCTTTTATAATTCTTTACTTGAAGTATACCCTCATCAACTGCAGCAATGGTTACAAATGCATTTGGAGTTGTTTTTACTTTTATCGTTTGTTTGGTCTTAGATCTTGATTTTTCAGGTACTGTTATGGCAACAGGTATGTGTAATGACTTGTTTTCAACGCTAATAGACTTATAGCCATGAGCTACAGTTAAAGGTAATGCTGCATCATCCATAGGGCGGAATAGTGTAGCAGAAACATAGATGTTCGGAATGTGTTTTTCTCCAGCTTTAATTGAGAAGGATGCTGACCTGTCTTTAGTAGTCAAAAATTTATGTTCTATCACATTATCCCTTTCAAGTGTCACTAACATGCGCCCTTCAAAAGGCGTCGTGAATAATATGTCAATATTATCTCCAATATTGTATTTCTCTTTATCTGTTTTTATGGTGACATTGCCTTCTGTATTCACTTCAAAAGAAGTGTATTCTGTATCGTAGTAGCCCCAGGCATAAATGTATCTAGATACATAACTGTCAGAGCCTTCTGGAGAGATGCGAACCTCATATTGCCCGCTCAGCTCAGGAGTAAATATGTAGTTAGTATTCTGTCCATTTATAGTTATGAGTTTCTCTTTCAGCACCCTTTCCTGCTTTTTAGACTTATAACGATATCCATTACCATCGCGCTCTATAACACTATGCCATTCTATTTTTATTAATGACACTTTTGCTTTTACTCCTGTTTTAATACCACCCTTTTGGTCAACAGCAACAAGTTGAAGCTTATGAGGCTTTTTAGTGTTGACGTAATCATCTCCATGTTTTATACCAATGAAAATAGGTTGAGTATATACAGTAAAGTTGGAGTAACGATGGACAGGTCTTCCTGTTTCGTCAAAAGCCGTTGCCATGATATTGCCTTGAAGTATACCCGTTCCTGAAAACTCCTTTTTTAGAGGGAATTTGAAAGTGGCAGTACCATTCTTATCAGTTTTGCCTTCACGAGATAAATATTCGTATTTGATATCGTTCTTGATATTGAAATCATAATCAGACAAACTCTTAATCTTGAATACTTTTTTTGAAATATTTAGTTGTGCTTCATAATTGCGTCCTACAGCAGGTGTTCCAAATAAATTGTCTACTTGTAGGGTTGCTTTGATGCTATCTAGTGGTTGATATTCTTCTTTGTCAAGTGTTAAGGATGTTTTGATCCTGTCTGGTACAAAGTCTTCTATACTAATGTCGTACGTTGCAAGGTTGATATTATTGCCTGTAAGGAGATGTAGGGTGTACGTGCCTGTAATAGCGCTAGGTGGTATATTGAAATGAGTCTCACAAGAACCTTCTTTATCTAATATCTTTTTGTTGGTAGCAAACTCTTTACCGTTTGGCATAGTAAGCTGCATTTTTACAGGTATTTCCCCAGGTGATGCCCAATGGTCATTTCTAATAATAGTGCTAACATTTATTTGCTCTCCGGGTCTGTATAGGTTTCTTTCTGCATATATCATTGCATTTAGTCCTGTGCTGTTTTGATAATAGCCGCCAACATTAAAGCGAGAGGTTTCGACACCTCCATTTTCTAATGAGATAAAACTAAATTCCTCTTCCATTTTTGCTGTTACTAAACCTATGTTAAAACCAGAAAATCTATTTTTGATATCAGACAGTATTGCGGTTCCTTCGCTGTTTGTTGTTATCTCTTCCAGTAATTGGTTGGTGGTGCTTATGAAGGATATTCTCACGCCTTGTAAGGGTGTTGCATTTCGTATAGAGTTGGCAAAGACATATATATTGTCTTTGTCCTCTTTCACAATTAAGCCTACATCAGAATAGTTTAGGATTTTTGAGTCTTGTACCCAAGTGTGTTCTTGTGATTGTACTTCTACCAAATAAGTGCCTTTAAAGCTTTTGATCTTGTCTTTAAAGTCTAGGTTGAGTATACGAGCACCATTTTTTCGTGGTAGGTCTTGCGTGTTGTATTCCTTTGCGAAAACCTCATCACCTATATTACGGGTATTATAGACATAGTAACTATGGTAGTCGTCATCGTCATAATCGTAGCGATAGCTTTGCCCTCTTCGTATAAACTGACTGATATTGTTCTCATATATTTTAGTGATCCTTAACTTTACTTTATTAGTGTTGATGATACTTAGCCCTATATTTCTATTCCCTTTTGTTGACAGATACATGCCCTTGCTGCTTGTGAATTGAATTGAAGGGGAAAGTTTTTTAAATGTTATCTGCCCGTCAAAATCGGTTTTCATAACCCCTCCAAAACGACCTTCAATATCTTTAGATATAGTTATATCATAATTTGATGTAACAGAGAATTTGTCGCTAGTTAGATGTATTCCTGTTTCACTTGTCTCAACTTCAAAAGGTATAGCAGGTTCTAATACAATATGTTTTTTCAAGTTTTCGTCAATTACAGGTTGTGTAGTGTTTATAGTGATAATGCCCTGTTCTCCTGTATGTTCACTATTAATGTTTGTAATGGCGAGTGTAAACCGGCTAGGGATGATAGTCTTTATTGACGTATCTAACGAAGATGTAATGTTGCCATCCGCAATAGTTATTCCTTTATTTATTTCTATCTCAAAAGGTGTTACATCGTCTAGTTCGTTAAGGGGCGTGAACTGTAATGATATTTTCTTTGAGTTGTCTTTACTGATATTTGTAGTAGTAATAGGTTGCCCATCATGTATTAAGGATATGTTTTTTAAAGCCTCTTTTGTAGATAAATTGTAATTGAAGTCAAGGTCTAATTGTATCATTATATTTGACCTGTTTTGCCCACGTGTCCACGATACTTTTGTTTCTGTCACCTTTAAAGGAGTAGAGCTAAATTGTATCTTCTTCTTTTCTAGTTTATACTTGTTTTTACTTAGTCTTGTAATGTTTGAATTGAGTGTAGCTTCATATTTTGTTTCGGGAAGAAGGTTTGATGAAGGGGAGAATACCAGCTCACTTGAGCTATTCCATTTGAATGACCCTGGTATGTTGGGTGAAAAGCTGATATATGCTGTTGTATCCCATCGCCCTACCAAGCTATCAGGATATATATCCTTATTGAAAGAGAAATATAGATTTTCTTGATTGCCAATGTCTTCTTTAAACTGTTTTTCGTCAAATTTTAGAGACTCATTGGACGCACAACTAGCTAGTAATAGAGTAGCAACAATAATTAGTTTGTGGAAGAGAGTAGTGTAGCTTTTCATAATAGGTATATATACTGTATGGGAAGAAATTCTAAACTAAAGTACTTTTTATAATTGCAAAGTTTTAGTGATATGAGTTAAGCTTATGCGAAAGTCTTGTTAATGAGTTTTCACATTTGCACAATAAAAAAGGGTAAACAGAATGCTTACCCCTTTTTGTTTACAAGATTAATAATTAGTGGTTTTCATTATCAGCAAATAACCAACCGTTTATTGTTTGTTCTCCACTTATTAAGTCGTGGTGATACATCACAGATCGTTCTTCTGATATCTCGATACTGGTTATGCTTAATGTTCTACGCCTTCCGCCTCGTTTAAGGTTTAGGTTTATTCTATCATCACCTTCCCCTCCATGTTCATGAAAGTCCCTTATCTTCTCTCCTGTAATTTTGTTTTTATTAGCCTTCCTGAAGTCATCAAACCATTTCTGTCTTTGAGCTATCATTTCGTCATCATAGAGAGTGACAGAAGACCAGATATGAGGTACATCAGCCTTTAAGGATTCGATTGATTTTTCATACTCATCCCATGTCAATCGCCATAAAGTGTTGTTGTGGTTCAACCATACAATTAAGGTGAATGGTTCAATATCGTCAAGATCTACCTCATTAAATTTGTTTACAGGGTTTTCAGAATCAAATATTTCTAAAAAAATCAAGCCTCTACTTTTGCGATAGTTGGGTTTTGAAATGTGTGGTATAAAAGCGCCATTCATCAATACCATTGCATTCCCATTATCGTGTATGCTTATCCAAGTGCCTCCTTTTTTAACGTCTTTAGGATATAGTATTTTACCAGACGCCAGTTCAGCTACAATAGGGTTGAGTGCCCTAGGTCTAGTTATCTCCTCATCACGGTTTGCAGTAATGTAGATCTTATCTTTATACGGTAGATATGTTACGGTACACATAAAGTATTCTTCAAGTCTTTATTCCTCCTTCAATACATACAAAATAGACACAAGTAGACGATTAAACAAATGCTATGTGGCAATCTGCATATATTTATTGTTTTTTAATTTCCTTGTGAAAATTATAAGTTAATCTTGGTATGACGGTCCAAGATTTTGTTAAACCGTCTGGTCTAGCTGTTCTTACTTGTACGGGAGACCCTGCGGATATATCCACCTGCCAGTTTCTAATTTTATAATAGATATTACCTGTAATATTTATGGTTAAGCCTTGACTGCCTGCAACAGAAGAATTAACTCCGCTTGCATAAGTGATCTTGTCGTTAGCAAGGTGATATATAAATAATGGTCCTGCTGAGATACCAAGCTTTTCCCAGTCGTAATGTCCTTGTACTCTAAATAATATATCTCCACTTCTTTCTAAGTTGGCAGATTCGAAATAGGTATTATAGGTAGATGAGCTAAGGCTGTATTGATTATTGTTGTATTGTATAAGCGGTTGCTGATACCCTATAGCAGTCGAGATATATTTTCCCCATTTTGCACTTACTCCTACAATTAAGTCTGTAGTCCCCAAATTGCTTTGATAGGGCATCGGCAGAGGTTGATTATTGTCAGTTGCAGTTGCATCCCCAAAACTTACTCTAGTACCTACAGTTCCATTTAACGCAAATTTTTTAGCAAGAGGTCTGGTGTAGGTAACTATCAAGTCTCCTATTCCTGTATGGCTGCCAGCTTCTCCTGAAGCTATGTTTATGGGTAGCTTACCTTCTATATATCCTTTTGTGCCCATAGGAGCTTTTAGCTCTAGTTGAGGTGTTATGATGTTAGTGCCATTTTCCCCACTACTAATAGCTGTAGACAAAGCGATACTGCTTTGGTTGTTGGAGTTAGTACCTTTTAACGCTCCTGCTGTACAAAAGCCTGCATCGGAACATCCTTGAGCATTAGCTTGTAACGTAATAAAGCTTGCTAAGAAGAGAGTAGTAACAAATTTAAGTTTCATGTATTCAAATTTTAAGAAAAATGGATACATAAAAGTAAGACATAGTAAAACGGCAATTTACTAATTAAGGCAAAATATAAACTTCATCTGTGGTAATTCTATTGCTCTCATTACCTGCCAGATCTTTTATATATACTTCAAAACTGGTTGTGTCTCCGTTGGGGCGATTAGGTCTTTTGACTAAAAAGCGGTTTGCGTCTAACTGGAATGTAATGATTCCTGATATGCCGTTTTCTAGGTCTCGGGATTGTATTTCCTTTCTGAAATTATTGGGTAAATATAAACCACTAAAATCAGCAGTATCCTTAAATCTACGGTCTAAAAAGTAGATATCGTAGTTACTGCCTTGCTGGTCATAACCAAAGTCGCCTTCTCCGTCAGTATAGTTAAATGATATTTGAACAAAATCAGCACTACTACCGGAGGTTACTGTATTAGTTGTAATTCCTCTGTAGTTTATTCTTGGAACGCTAGAATATTTTGGTGTTTTCTTACATGCTACAACACCAATTGTTAATATTGCAAGTAGAAATAGTTTTGTTCTCATATTTACCAAAGTTAACGAATGTGCTAAATATAAATGACATATCTGTCTATGACTATATCAATAGTATAAACGAGGATAACTTCGATGAAATTGCCTTGCAAGTGTATAATCTTCAAATTAGTAAGAATAAGCTTTACGGAGACTATACAGATCTAGTAAATGCTAAAGTGTCTAAGATCGAGGATGTACCGTTTTTGCCTATTTCGTTTTTCAAAACACATCATGTTTGTTTAGAAGGGTATAATAATTTTGTACGAGTTTTTGAAAGTAGCGGCACTACTAATCAAGCCTTGAAAAGCAAACATTTTATATCAAATACTGATATTTATAATGCGTCTTCTTTAAAAGGCTTTACCTACTTCTTTGGAGACCCTAAAGAATACGTTTTTCTAGCATTGCTGCCATCGTATTTAGAACGAGGGAATTCGTCATTGGTATACATGGTCAATATGTTAATGCAAAGTAGTAATCAAGAAGAGGGTGGGTTTTATCTGAACGAATATGAAAAGCTAGCTTCTATTTTGCAACAGCTGGCTAAAGAACGAAAGAAGGTTATCCTTTTTGGTGTCACCTTCGCTTTACTTGATTTTGCTACAACATATCCATTCCATATGGATAATGTAATTGTTATAGAAACGGGAGGCATGAAGGGAAGGGGGAAAGAGCTGACGAGAGAAGAAGTGCACCAGCAGCTTACCACAAGCTGGGGAATAGATTCCGTACATTCTGAGTATGGTATGACAGAGTTATTATCACAGGCATACTCAAAAGGAAATGGGATATACAAGCCTTCTAAAACAATGAAGGTGTTAGTAAGGGACATCAACGACCCTTTAGTTAATCATACAGATGGTGTTGGCATTTTAAATATTATTGATCTGGCTAACCTATATTCCTGCAGTTTTATTGAAACAGAAGATATCGGTAAAGTATATGCTGATGGCAGTTTTGAGGTTTTAGGACGACTTGATAATACAGCCTTAAGAGGGTGTAGTTTAATGGCAGTTTAAGAGTATGTGAATATTATTTTTAGATTAGTCTAAAAATAAAGTATCTTTGCCCTGAAATGGTAGGGAAGATAAATCTATTCAGTAAAATTTTATGGTCGGTCATTTTTACATTTGGCTGTATCTCGCTTTCTGCACAAACTGTAGAGGTTAAAGGTGTTGTGCTTAATAAGCACAATAAAGAGCCTTTGCCTTATAGTACGATTGTGTTGAAAGGGACTGCTATAGGTACACAAACGGATGAAAATGGCAGCTTTAGCTTAGTAATAGCTGAGGAAGAAAAGCAAGGAAGCATAATAGTCAGCTCTGTGGGCTTCGTGTCTGATACTATTACACTTACAGGTAGAAAGTATTATTCGGTTAATCTACGGTCTAAAACAGGCGCGCTTAATGAAGTTGTGGTCACAGGTACTATGAAGGAGATGAGTAGAATGGATAGCCCTATCCCTGTAGAGGTCATTACTCAGAAATATTTTAGAAAAAACCCTACACCAAGTTTGTTTGAAGCAGTTGGGATGATCAACGGAGTACAACCTCAGATAAGCTGTAATATTTGTAATACAGGAGATATTCATATTAATGGTATGGAAGGACCATATACGATGATATTGATAGATGGCATGCCAATAGTTAGTGGACTATCTACGGTATATGGCTTGAGTGGTATACCCAATAGTATCGTTGATAGAATTGAAGTAGTAAAAGGCCCGGCTTCATCACTTTATGGCTCAGAAGCTATGGGAGGTGTTATTAATGTGATTACTAAAAAGCCTTCCAAAGCACCATTGTTCAGTATAGACTTAATGGCTACATCATGGGAGGAGTATAATGCTGACATCTCTGCAAAATACAAACTGGGAAAGCTGCAAAATATGCTAGGGGTAAACTATTTCAACTATAGCACACCCTACGACAAAAACGGCGACGGCTTTACGGATGTTACCCTACAAAATAGAATATCGGTATTTAATAAGGTGAATATAGAAAGAAAGAGTGACCGTATAGCCAGTATCGCAGGTAGATATGTTTATGAGGATAGATGGGGAGGACAAATGAATTGGGATCGTAGTTTTAGAGGTACAGATAGTGTATATGGAGAAAGTATCTATACCAGTCGCTGGGAGGTGATAGGCATGTATGAGTTGCCTATAAAAGAGAAGGTGATAACGCAGTTGTCTTATAACTGGCATGATCAAAATTCTTATTATGGAACTACACCATACATGGCTAACCAGCAAGTGTTTTTTGCTCAAGTATATTGGGATAAAAAGGTAGGTACTAGGCATAATTTGTTGTTAGGAGCATCGTACAGAAGAACTGTATATGATGATAATACGCCTGCAACTGCAACATCAGATAGTTTGTCTCCTCAAAATATGCCAGCTGTAACACCGTTGCCCGGTGCATATATACAGGATGAATGGACGCTTGATACCAAACAAAAAGTTTTAATAGGATATAGGTACGACTATGATAAATACCATGGTAGTGTTCATTCTCCCAGACTAGCCTATAAATTAACACCTAATAAGAATAATGTACTTAGAGCAAGTTTTGGTACAGGATATAGGGTAGTGAATTTATTTACAGAAGATCATGCTGCCTTAACTGGCGCTAGGGATGTTGTAATAGCTGAAGCATTAAGACCGGAACGTTCTTATAATAGTAATTTGAACTATGTACTCAAGATACCGGCTGATGCATTTTTTGTAGGTATTGATGTAACTGGTTTCTATTCTTATTTCACCAATAAGATAAATGGTGATTTTGATACAGATCCTAATAAGATTATTTATGATAATCTTAAAGGTCACGCTGTGTCTCAAGGTGTGTCGGTTAATACGGATGTTACTTTAAACATTCCCCTGAAATTGAGTGCAGGGGTCACTTATATGAATGTTTACCAAAAGGAAGATGATGGGATGGGGAATTTGGTGAAAACAAGACAGATGTATGCACCTGAATGGTCGGGCAATTTAGTAGTTACTTATACTATACCTAAACAAAGGGTAGTTATAGACTTTACAGGTAAATGGACAGGCCCGATGCGACTGCCAATATTGCCTAATGATTATAGACCTGAATACTCGCCCCTTTATTGTATAGCTAATATACAAGTGACAAAAAAGATGCGTAAAGGGTTCGAATTTTATGGTGGGGTAAAGAACCTATTTAACTTTATTCCTAAGGATCCTATAATAAGACCTTTTGATCCATTT
Protein-coding sequences here:
- a CDS encoding alpha-2-macroglobulin is translated as MKSYTTLFHKLIIVATLLLASCASNESLKFDEKQFKEDIGNQENLYFSFNKDIYPDSLVGRWDTTAYISFSPNIPGSFKWNSSSELVFSPSSNLLPETKYEATLNSNITRLSKNKYKLEKKKIQFSSTPLKVTETKVSWTRGQNRSNIMIQLDLDFNYNLSTKEALKNISLIHDGQPITTTNISKDNSKKISLQFTPLNELDDVTPFEIEINKGITIADGNITSSLDTSIKTIIPSRFTLAITNINSEHTGEQGIITINTTQPVIDENLKKHIVLEPAIPFEVETSETGIHLTSDKFSVTSNYDITISKDIEGRFGGVMKTDFDGQITFKKLSPSIQFTSSKGMYLSTKGNRNIGLSIINTNKVKLRITKIYENNISQFIRRGQSYRYDYDDDDYHSYYVYNTRNIGDEVFAKEYNTQDLPRKNGARILNLDFKDKIKSFKGTYLVEVQSQEHTWVQDSKILNYSDVGLIVKEDKDNIYVFANSIRNATPLQGVRISFISTTNQLLEEITTNSEGTAILSDIKNRFSGFNIGLVTAKMEEEFSFISLENGGVETSRFNVGGYYQNSTGLNAMIYAERNLYRPGEQINVSTIIRNDHWASPGEIPVKMQLTMPNGKEFATNKKILDKEGSCETHFNIPPSAITGTYTLHLLTGNNINLATYDISIEDFVPDRIKTSLTLDKEEYQPLDSIKATLQVDNLFGTPAVGRNYEAQLNISKKVFKIKSLSDYDFNIKNDIKYEYLSREGKTDKNGTATFKFPLKKEFSGTGILQGNIMATAFDETGRPVHRYSNFTVYTQPIFIGIKHGDDYVNTKKPHKLQLVAVDQKGGIKTGVKAKVSLIKIEWHSVIERDGNGYRYKSKKQERVLKEKLITINGQNTNYIFTPELSGQYEVRISPEGSDSYVSRYIYAWGYYDTEYTSFEVNTEGNVTIKTDKEKYNIGDNIDILFTTPFEGRMLVTLERDNVIEHKFLTTKDRSASFSIKAGEKHIPNIYVSATLFRPMDDAALPLTVAHGYKSISVENKSLHIPVAITVPEKSRSKTKQTIKVKTTPNAFVTIAAVDEGILQVKNYKSPDPYTHFYQKHALGVKAFDVYPYLMPEINTTLSSTGGDGADESAMRANPLFVNRIKNVSYWSGIKQADANGNISYDIDIPQFSGDLRVMALAYKGSSFGNAESHVKIADPIVISTALPRFLSPKDEVLVAVTVSNTTNKSTKATIALNTNGPLGVNGDKTKTVTIGANNEERVVFNISAENSIGKGKVDVTVKALNEAFENETEIAVRPPAGLQKKYIAGSVKAGSSQPINIDNNFMPQSIRGQLIVSKSPLIEFTKDINDLIRYPYGCIEQTTSTAFPQLYYYDLVKSITSIEDKDMNPGYNVREAIQKIQSMQQYNGGMSYWQGGGYESWWGTIYATHFLIEAQKAGFKVSSNTIKRSVGYMEQMLKSRKTTRMYYNNNQYREIASKEIPYSLFVLALAGSPQYAHMNYYKAHQDMLSLDGRYMLAAAYALSGQKDKAQKVLPKEFAGEESKPTFGGSFYSYIRDLAISLYVIQEINPDDLQISTMSRILSEKMRRSYYLNTQEKSFGILALGKIAQRANKTQATANIMYNSKSIATTNGKDQSIDLRSRMDKPLQLKVEGKGQYYYFAEASGITKDGSYAEEDKYLKVRRSFYTKQGRPITNNTFKQNDLIVVEITLQAQYDTEIENVVVTDILPAGFEVENSRLFDMPDIKWTKEPDYPQHEDFRDDRVNLFTSASKETRRFYYMVRAVTPGTYIMGPVQADAMYNGAFHSYHGAGTIKVLE
- a CDS encoding NRDE family protein, whose protein sequence is MCTVTYLPYKDKIYITANRDEEITRPRALNPIVAELASGKILYPKDVKKGGTWISIHDNGNAMVLMNGAFIPHISKPNYRKSRGLIFLEIFDSENPVNKFNEVDLDDIEPFTLIVWLNHNNTLWRLTWDEYEKSIESLKADVPHIWSSVTLYDDEMIAQRQKWFDDFRKANKNKITGEKIRDFHEHGGEGDDRINLNLKRGGRRRTLSITSIEISEERSVMYHHDLISGEQTINGWLFADNENH
- the pbpC gene encoding penicillin-binding protein 1C, which gives rise to MGTTAVITAVVFIFIDIIFPVKGNIEYGQLVRARDSSVLHAFLTSDEQWRIKANLNEITPELKKAIIYKEDKYFYYHPGVNLLAIVRAAFFNVTKQKRTSGASTITMQVARMLEPKERTYFNKLWEIVRALQLELHYTKEEILQMYLNLAPYGSNIQGVKAAAILYFDKLPSNLSLAEITTLSIIPNRPNSLLIGKHNSRIVKERNKWLLKFKEDNLFPKDAIEDAVSEPLIASRLSAPKKAPQLALRMAYDNPHFTEIFTTIDPRKQKESEAIVNGYMSSLKLKNIHNCAVIVINNYTHEVEAYIGSPDFFDNMHNGQVDGVSSARSPGSTLKPFLYALGIDKGYITPKTIIADVPINIDGYMPENYDLEFHGNITVEDALKKSLNIPAVKLLNSIGAEPFINILSIGGISSIEDNRKQLGLSLILGGCIVRLDELSALYSSFANNGLYHPLVWQTNVIQDSNLKAVRIVSKNAAYMTTNIITDVYRPDLPNLFDNAKSLPKIAWKTGTSYGRKDAWSIGYNQNYTIGVWVGNFNGVGVAELNGAGIATPLLFKLFNTIDKHASKDWLVQPDNINFRYVCKETGLIPNDYCTETTTDYFIPSISNNNICDHLKKVWLSANEDISYCPNCMPQSGYIIKEYPNISPDLIAHYKSKHIPISTPPPHNPLCTRVFEGSAPYITSLTNKATYIITDKGKQQLQLKCTASGDVKDIYWYINDKFYASTTVDNPILFYPEDRNIKISCVDDKGRSTDIRINIDFL